The nucleotide window TGTTAACTATCAGACCCTCTCTGTgcaaaaaacatgcaaacagttCAGACGgttcagacataaaaaaaaaaaaaaggagcagtcAGGTGTCATTTAAAGTGCTCAACAAAGATAAGGCCCCTTGTGTTACATAACAGCAGGTCTGCTGTCAGATCAGGACAGGTGCTCCAGCACAACACTCTCCACTCAGACTGCCATGGCTCTCCTGTCCGTCCTCACGCCGGTCCTGGCCGTAGTCCTGTGCCTGGTTTTAGGCTTTATGTTGTTGAAACCACGTGAGACTGAGACCACCTCGACCACAGCGAGAAAAACTGAAGATAAAGCAGCGCACAGCAGACCGTGGGTGGACCAGGACTTACAGGACGACACAGAAATCACAGCAACAGAAGAAGGTCAGACTCTTAACTTTGCTGTTTGTCAGCTTTGGTTCTCATGACGTTAAACAAAGTGATAGTGTTTGGAGCAGAGACTGTATTAGAGTGCATATAGAATATAGACCATGGAAGGTAGTATGTCCCACTTCCTGTTAGTGGTCTTCGCGTCAATGAAGCGTGCACGCTCCAGGTGGGAGCGCGCGCAAGGGACCCTCTGtccagctttgttttttttaatttaatttaattttgtcatattttaattatttaaagtgGGACTGACTGTAATAAAACGACGTTATAATGATGCTGaattttttccttcctttatgAAAACTgcatcataaaaaataatattttttaaaaatgttagtaAAAATTGTTTAgttgtttttaacatgttttgtgGTTCTCAAAAAGTTAAAGTTCACAACTTtctacagaagccctaaaaggacatgattcaatacattttattttctcagttttctcaaGATTAAGGAGAAAATGTAACTTATTTCtctcgttatctcaagataacaatCTTTGTTTTCTCCAAATAGTTTTCCACTCAAACAATAGTGGAACTAAGTGCATTTTTCCTGGTACTTGTTGCCTACTTCACTTGAGAAGCAGTTTGCATCTTCAGTGACTCTTCTCTTTTACTCCACTAGAATTAAATAATGTTCATGAAACTTCTCTAAATCTGAAAACTTATTTTGCAGATACACATTAGTGGACCAAAAGCTGCATTGtaatccaaataaaaaaactgcagtaccctGTCTGTGCCATGTTGCATAAAGACTTATGTTTTGACTGTATTGTGTGCTGTTTAGTTGCTATCTGTCTCCTCCGCTCaactctgtctgtcttcctttttcGCTCTTGCCTCAGCCCATCCACTCATCATCAATACTGTCCAATATGTGGTtcagctggaggtttctgcctgtaacatGGAAGCTTTTTCTTCAACTGCTGCCTAGTGCTTATTGGGATATGCTGGTCTCTCTAAATAATGTAACAAAGAGTACAACCTAGACCAGCTCTTTTTGTTAAATGTCTTCAGACCACTTTTGCCAGAAGTCTTCCTTATTTAAGACAACTTCAATCctgcaacatttatttttaaatcagataTGTCTGACTCATTTTTGTCTGTCATCTTTTGTAGATGCTGGTGACTGGGTGGACAAcaatgaggaggaggactgtCAACATGTGCCCTACTCCCCACCACGTTACCCCGAAGATACGATGCTGCAGAGGTCCAAAGATTTCTACACTCTGTTGAACCAACGGAGATCTGTTAGATTCATCAGCCCGGAGCCGGTCCCTCGACACGTCATCGATAATGTCATTCGCACTGCAGGTATGATCAGATTTACTGTCCTATGACTTGATGACTTGAATTGATTTAGTTTTCCAAAGACTGATGCTTCTCTCTCCTCCGTGCAGGTACTGCTCCAAGCGGAGCTCACACAGAGCCCTGGACATTTGTGGTGGTGTCAGACTTGGATATGAAGCACAAGATCAGACTGAtagtggaggaagaagaggaggtcaACTACCGTCAGAGGATGGGGGACAAGTGGGTcactgatttggccaaattgAAGTGGGTGCACACACATTCTGTAAACTGTTATCAATGTGCAAAAAGCACCTGTATGTTCATGCATCCACTAATTATAACCACCTCTTGCAGGACAAACTGGATTAAGGAATACTTGGATGTGGCTCCATACCTGGTCCTTATCTTCAAACAGACCTATGGGAGTCTACCAAACGGCAAGAAAAGGACTCATTACTACAATGAAATCAGTGTCTCCATCTCCTGTGGGATCCTGTTGGCTGCATTACAGGTAAAGAGTAACATCCACCCTTGAAATATAGATCTGTCAGTCCCTGTTGCCTTCGTTATAAGTCTTAGTTCAGATGCTGGGTTATGTGTTGATCCACCTAGCCTTTTGACATTCATGCACTTAAGAGAAAAGGAAATAACTGTAATGTTACTCCTATGAacgttttttctttctgtctgtttgtcactCAGAACGTGGGTCTGGTAACCGTCACATCGACTCCTCTTAACTGCGGCCCCCAGCTCAGGGTCCTCCTCAAGCGTCCGGCCAATGAGAAGCTGTTGATGTTACTTCCTGTGGGTTATCCTGCCTCTGACGCTACAGTGCCGGAATTGTCACGCAAGCCTTTGGATGACATCATGGTGCACATATGAAAGAATTGATctgctgaaaaaataaaaaacaagaagtgaaatttgtttcctctttttttgtcttcagtgtatgcaaaaaaaacaaacaactgaacATGTGGTGGTTGCACTTTGAGTCAAGATGCACAGACCTCCTCAGAAGCAAAATAACTCTAATCAAattacagaaacagacagattgCAAACAATATATTGACTTTTtttaataagtaaaaataaagaaattttgaaataaattatCTTAGATAAGTCATAACAACTAACTACACAACAAAAGGGGTTACATCTTTCTCCTTCTAGCATACATTTATCATACAATCATGCAAAGCTGTAGTACTTTGTTTTAAGTGATGGTCCAACCTGCACAACACTGCCAGCCCCTCTCATAGAGCAACTGtagtgggatttttttgtgggACCTCTCAGCCATAAATGTCTTCTGACAAtccaaaaacaataaatgtAGATCAAGTGCAAATGTAGAGTGAGGGCATAAGGCTCTAGGTCTAGTTTAACTCTTAAGGTATGTGTTATGTGCAAAACCCCAAGAGGACATGCATACATAAATTTAAAGTACTCAGTGTTCTCAGTTTTTTCTGAAGATCTCAatgtatttttctcaggtttctTCTCTTTATTAGTCATGGTAAGCACTGTTTTTCTCTGAATAATTTATTTGACTGATAGGTCAGACCATGACTTGCTGCCATTAACTACactattaaccctcctgttaccctcaaattgactaacatattttatccttggggtcaattggacccgaGCAATTTAAACCtgcagaaactgattgttacccaggtttatgtgtcaggtactttatgtttctttgctgattacctaaatagccctttaaataaaatatatttcaagcataaacacaatttaaagcatttagaaggactttatttctaaatcagaacatcaaactgctgcaagtttgtcatgctctcgtctgccctgccttgtttctatgttttcaaaacgtatgacacaggacacatcattgaatgtttttagagacatggtggctggaaatattacaTCTCAAtgtaaaggttggcggtttgatcccagctcctgcagtcacatggcaacgtggttatagtgacctcaatatcatccaaaacaatcgaaacaaatgtgtgtaaaatggtgatatttcttatgtcatatacagctaaaacagcctggggtcaaattgaccccaaggaacaacGCTGTGTAATCTTTTTCTTTCacaattctttttattgattttgtagtTACAGTGCTTGTAAGCATTGACGGTGTGAAAAAGGAGATAGAAAGAGTGTGTGCACGTGAAGTTtaatttacaggaaattggaacatatcaacatttcaattttatgttttcccagttgtccccattaaattaggaaaattcatgaaatatgaagccaaaaaattatgttaatcattaatttagagacgttaaacattgaatggggtccaattgaccccaacgATTGGAtaaaaagcgtctgctaaaagACATTGTAAGGATAGTAGGAGGGTTAAGGAAAGTTAAGCCTATTTCTATGCATTCTTTGGGCTTTTGCAACTGTGAGGAAGCTCTTCTCTGTTTATTATCATCAGATGTAAAGTCTAAATCTGAGGTCAACAACTGAAATTAACTCGTTATAGTaggaatataaaaaatatatggaTGAAGGCTTCCTAAAAAAATGTTTAGTCACTTTCacactctgctcctctgcacTGTCTTCATTCCGCCTCTAGGGGTCAGTAGCGACCAACACAAACGCTTAATCATCTGCGGtcgaagaagaaaaagaaccaCGTACACCTATGTTCAGAGCTCTCTTGATGCTAGCTGGCTAGCTAGCTAAGGTCTGTCAAGTCGCACACATTGGGCTCCAAGGGGGAAGCGCAGCGGTGGAGAAGAAGGGAGATCTGAGCGCCGCGACGAAATGGCCGGCCAACAGTTCCAGTACGATGACAGCGGCAACACCTTCTTCTACTTCCTCACGTCCTTCGTGGGACTGATTGTGATCCCGGCCACATATTACCTCTGGCCCCGGGATCAGAATGCTGGTAAGGCCCGATGCCTGGCTCACTGCTAACTAAGTCtcacagtgttcacacagtTAGCTCACTAGCTTTACTAATCACCTACAGTGTGGCTGTGCACCTGTTTAACCTCTCTCATATCCTGGTAATACTCCGTGTTTGTTTGGATAAGCATGAAGCTAAATGCTGGCTAGTTGAGCTAACATCAGCGGATCATTGTAGCCCTGTCACCATGTCTCCTTATCTCTGCACAGTTTGTCAACAAATGAGCAGATCTCTCTCAGGTTATGAAACATCTGCTAACAAACTTTACACAGCTGGGTTCAACTACCAGACAGGTTTACAGAGGTTAATGGTTAATAATGCTAACAgctgttttattgtattgttactcaactcaactttatttataatgcacctttcatacatacaaacgtgcagcctaaagtgcttcacagaataacagagagacagaaaacaacagctatGGTAcaattataaatgaaatactttaaaataaaataaaatcaatacagtaaaattaataaaataagtaatagtggaaagagaagttaaaaataaggtagagttaacaagatcagatgaatactaaaaataaatagatacataaataattaaataagataaatatatgttaaagcaatgattcaaataataaaaacaataataatttatttatttataatctttatttaaccaggaaatgctgaTTGAGATTAAAAACCTCTTTTcaaagagagtcctggccaagatggGCAGCAGTACAGTTACAGAATACAAATAGCAGACgtatacaacagctacacaacaaatagaaagacagaaaaacagcatgagtgacatttaaagaaaacacctccagacagatgcttcagcctccaagtaATTTAAGGAtcgcttaaaagcattcaaagtttcagatccttttgtaaggcattccaggtggagggagcagcaaacctgaaggccttttttccaagttcagtcctgacccttgGAACACGTAagcataataaaataataatgcagtcctgGGCGAAACataaattactccacattaaaagctagattaaaaaggtaagtctcaagtttacttttaaaaacacccagagagctcgccgttttgatgtccagaggcagagagttccaaagcttaagggtgtaaaaacagaaagctctctggcccgGTGCTtctgtgagacacacgaggaacgtttaaaagggaagcattcgaggacctcagtgatcgagctggaacttaaaatgacaggagatcagtgatgtatggaggagcgaggctgttaagagctttaaaaacaagtaaaataactttaaatcaattctaaaagaaacagggagccagtgcagagtttttaaaagaggagttatgtgatCAGATTTCTTGGAgttaaaactctggcagcagcgttgtgaagaagctgcagttttctgatagatttttTTGGGCAAACCAGTgaaaagggagttgcagtagtcgATGCGGCTtgtgataaaagcatgaattaaaatttcaGCATCTTTCTGGACTTATGCAATGTTTCTTAgatgataacataatttaaacAGGAGTTAGCTGACTAAATCCTGCAGTGTACAAAGTCTAATATCATAATGCAATCCACATTTTTCAGCTGAGTGAAGGAACCTCGTGACTTCCAGTGCTTTGCAAGCACATTTACAATAACCCTGTTCTCTCTGATAGCAGTAATCCCTCTTTGATTGATATTGCATCATGTTATATGTAAgcaatgtgtctctgtgtctgtcctcTCTTCCCACAGAACAACTGCGTCTGAAGAGCCTGAGGAGGGTACATGGCAGGTGTTTGTGGTACCGGCTCAGGCTGATGAAGTCACAGCAGAGCATTGTCCCAACACTAAAGTGAGTCCTGAGATTT belongs to Notolabrus celidotus isolate fNotCel1 chromosome 13, fNotCel1.pri, whole genome shotgun sequence and includes:
- the iyd gene encoding iodotyrosine deiodinase 1, producing MALLSVLTPVLAVVLCLVLGFMLLKPRETETTSTTARKTEDKAAHSRPWVDQDLQDDTEITATEEDAGDWVDNNEEEDCQHVPYSPPRYPEDTMLQRSKDFYTLLNQRRSVRFISPEPVPRHVIDNVIRTAGTAPSGAHTEPWTFVVVSDLDMKHKIRLIVEEEEEVNYRQRMGDKWVTDLAKLKTNWIKEYLDVAPYLVLIFKQTYGSLPNGKKRTHYYNEISVSISCGILLAALQNVGLVTVTSTPLNCGPQLRVLLKRPANEKLLMLLPVGYPASDATVPELSRKPLDDIMVHI